The Paraburkholderia sp. ZP32-5 genome includes a window with the following:
- a CDS encoding accessory factor UbiK family protein yields the protein MKQPNDVFNDFQARVSDLFKNSPAKDVERNVKAMLSQGFSKLDLVTRDEFDTQTQVLVRTRARLEELERRVAELEQKLPLTQTP from the coding sequence ATGAAACAACCGAACGACGTTTTTAACGACTTCCAGGCGCGCGTCAGCGATCTGTTCAAGAACTCGCCCGCCAAGGATGTCGAGCGCAACGTCAAGGCGATGCTGTCGCAAGGCTTCTCGAAGCTCGATCTGGTCACGCGCGACGAATTCGATACGCAGACTCAGGTGCTCGTGCGCACGCGCGCGCGCCTGGAGGAACTGGAGCGCCGCGTCGCCGAACTCGAACAGAAGCTGCCGCTCACCCAGACGCCGTAA